A region from the bacterium genome encodes:
- the infC gene encoding translation initiation factor IF-3 has product MGNFNKPKYLRINERIMVSEVRLIDFDGTQAGVVSRSEALRRAYEKGLDLVEIAPYDKPPVCKIIDFGKYKYEQHKSDRQKHKTSTTKEVNVSLNIQSADIEVKLKQAEKFLARGDKVLIKLMLKGREIIYANRAREILATCSAALENIASVEQSPTLDGRIMNLLLIPKRSKYAQNKDKPVSPKTLPNKSA; this is encoded by the coding sequence GTGGGAAATTTTAACAAACCGAAGTATTTAAGAATAAATGAAAGGATTATGGTTTCGGAAGTCAGGCTTATAGACTTTGACGGGACCCAGGCAGGAGTTGTATCAAGGAGTGAAGCATTGAGAAGGGCTTATGAAAAAGGATTGGATTTAGTGGAAATTGCTCCTTACGATAAACCTCCCGTTTGTAAAATAATTGATTTCGGAAAATATAAATACGAGCAGCATAAAAGCGACAGGCAGAAACATAAAACCAGCACAACAAAAGAAGTAAACGTAAGTTTGAATATCCAGAGTGCGGATATAGAAGTAAAATTGAAACAGGCGGAAAAGTTTCTGGCTCGCGGAGATAAAGTATTGATAAAACTTATGCTTAAAGGTAGGGAAATAATTTACGCAAACAGGGCAAGAGAAATTCTTGCGACCTGTTCTGCGGCATTAGAAAATATTGCTTCAGTTGAGCAATCCCCTACACTTGACGGCAGAATAATGAATTTATTGCTTATACCAAAAAGGAGTAAATATGCCCAAAATAAAGACAAACCGGTCAGCCCGAAAACGCTTCCTAACAAGAGCGCATGA
- the rpmI gene encoding 50S ribosomal protein L35: MPKIKTNRSARKRFLTRAHDIKRKNANKSHLLTSRAKKRKRHLKKTGNVSEADLPRVQKLIPYRKIK; the protein is encoded by the coding sequence ATGCCCAAAATAAAGACAAACCGGTCAGCCCGAAAACGCTTCCTAACAAGAGCGCATGATATAAAGAGGAAAAATGCGAATAAGTCTCACTTGCTGACAAGCAGAGCAAAAAAGAGAAAAAGACACTTAAAGAAGACGGGAAACGTGAGTGAAGCTGATTTACCAAGGGTGCAAAAGTTGATACCCTACAGGAAGATTAAATAA
- the rplT gene encoding 50S ribosomal protein L20, giving the protein MPRAKGGPKTRHRRKKWLKLAKGYRGKRSSCYRIARMQVMKSLMYAYQDRRKKKRTHRQLSILQINAAVRQQGIPYSKFIAALKVLNFQVNRKELAWLAQERPEVFAQLVDQVKSTVKTNQVAEV; this is encoded by the coding sequence ATGCCAAGAGCAAAAGGTGGTCCAAAAACAAGGCACAGAAGAAAAAAATGGTTAAAACTTGCTAAGGGATACAGAGGAAAGAGAAGTTCCTGCTATAGAATAGCCAGAATGCAGGTAATGAAGTCCTTAATGTATGCTTATCAGGATAGACGGAAGAAGAAAAGAACTCATCGCCAGCTATCCATACTACAGATAAACGCAGCAGTGAGGCAGCAAGGTATTCCCTATAGTAAATTTATTGCGGCACTCAAAGTTTTAAACTTCCAGGTCAACAGGAAAGAATTAGCATGGCTTGCGCAAGAAAGGCCTGAGGTATTTGCCCAGCTTGTGGACCAGGTAAAAAGTACGGTTAAAACCAACCAAGTAGCAGAAGTTTAA
- a CDS encoding cell division protein ZapA — translation MTTKLKMLGKEYTIESDTSEEYMQNVAKYVTSKCETLKDATNNMVDTVVLAALDIADELFQERELRATGKNKIKATIALLEHKLGSL, via the coding sequence ATGACAACTAAACTCAAAATGCTTGGTAAAGAGTATACTATAGAAAGTGACACATCGGAAGAATATATGCAGAATGTAGCAAAGTATGTAACTTCCAAATGTGAAACACTTAAAGACGCTACTAACAACATGGTTGATACGGTTGTCCTTGCTGCGTTAGATATTGCAGATGAACTTTTTCAGGAACGGGAATTAAGAGCTACGGGAAAAAACAAGATAAAAGCAACAATCGCTCTTTTAGAACATAAATTAGGTTCCCTGTGA
- the rny gene encoding ribonuclease Y: MQAIQTIALIIVGIAIGGVAVFLLQMRLKTTATKKAEEESKKLIEDAKKEAEHLKLSAQFDIKNLKDKQKLEFDDRARAKESILEKKEKYLDDRESNLERRANLLTAKQAELSSKETKLLDEEKSITTKTDRLNSLIMEENRKLEKIAGMTEEEAKQQLFHNLEEKVKDESKFFIRTEIEKAKLEADREARKIVSTAIERCATEHIVESAVAQVALPSDEMKGRIIGREGRNIKCFETLTGTDLLIDDTPGVAFISSMDPIRREIAKMSLERLLVDGRIHPARIEELVKMVEEEFPGIVQKIGEETIMEMKVSTVHPELVKLLGYLKFRTSYGQNVLIHSKEVANLAYLMATELELPEAKIARRAGLLHDIGKALSQEYEGTHQKIGADIAKRYGETDLVVNAIEAHHRDIPATSIIAVLVEAADSISGARPGARRETFEAYVERLEKLESIVTSFDGVGRAYAIQAGREVRVMVEPEKISDESAFELANSLARKIEQEMKYPGEIKVTVIRETRAVTRAK, encoded by the coding sequence ATGCAAGCTATTCAGACAATCGCTTTAATTATAGTAGGTATAGCAATCGGGGGAGTCGCTGTTTTCTTACTCCAGATGCGCTTAAAAACTACCGCTACAAAAAAAGCCGAAGAAGAAAGCAAGAAGCTTATTGAAGATGCAAAAAAAGAAGCAGAACATCTTAAGCTAAGCGCTCAGTTCGATATTAAAAATTTAAAAGATAAACAAAAACTTGAATTCGACGACAGGGCAAGAGCAAAAGAATCAATTCTTGAGAAAAAAGAAAAATATCTGGACGACAGGGAGTCAAACCTTGAGCGAAGAGCAAACCTGCTTACGGCGAAACAAGCAGAATTGAGCTCTAAAGAAACAAAGTTACTGGACGAGGAAAAAAGCATCACCACGAAAACCGACCGTCTCAATTCATTGATTATGGAGGAAAACAGGAAACTTGAAAAAATCGCAGGTATGACAGAAGAAGAAGCAAAACAACAACTTTTCCATAATCTTGAAGAGAAAGTCAAAGACGAATCGAAATTCTTTATCAGGACCGAAATAGAAAAAGCAAAACTTGAAGCTGACAGGGAAGCAAGAAAAATAGTCTCCACAGCAATAGAAAGATGCGCAACCGAACATATCGTAGAATCAGCAGTAGCTCAGGTAGCGCTTCCTTCGGATGAAATGAAAGGCAGAATTATCGGCAGGGAAGGCCGTAACATTAAATGTTTTGAAACACTTACGGGCACCGACCTCCTTATTGACGATACACCGGGAGTAGCTTTTATCTCTTCTATGGACCCAATACGCAGAGAAATAGCTAAAATGTCCCTTGAAAGACTTCTCGTGGACGGAAGAATTCATCCCGCCAGAATAGAAGAACTCGTCAAAATGGTAGAAGAAGAATTTCCCGGGATTGTGCAGAAAATAGGTGAAGAGACTATAATGGAAATGAAAGTTTCTACGGTGCATCCCGAATTGGTTAAACTTTTAGGATATCTTAAATTCAGAACTTCATACGGACAAAACGTCCTTATACATTCAAAAGAAGTAGCCAATCTTGCATACCTTATGGCAACGGAGTTGGAATTGCCCGAAGCTAAAATAGCAAGAAGAGCCGGTTTACTCCACGACATAGGAAAAGCCCTGTCGCAGGAATACGAGGGCACTCACCAGAAAATAGGTGCAGACATAGCGAAGAGATACGGTGAAACCGATCTTGTCGTAAATGCGATAGAAGCCCACCACAGAGATATTCCCGCAACTTCAATAATAGCGGTTCTCGTGGAAGCTGCCGACTCAATATCGGGAGCAAGACCGGGCGCAAGAAGAGAAACTTTTGAAGCTTACGTAGAAAGACTGGAAAAACTGGAATCCATCGTAACGTCTTTTGACGGCGTTGGAAGAGCTTATGCCATACAGGCAGGACGTGAAGTAAGAGTTATGGTAGAACCTGAAAAGATTAGCGATGAATCGGCATTTGAACTTGCAAATTCGCTTGCCAGAAAGATTGAACAGGAAATGAAATACCCGGGCGAAATTAAAGTTACCGTTATCAGGGAAACAAGAGCAGTCACACGTGCTAAATGA
- a CDS encoding TIGR00282 family metallophosphoesterase, with translation MRILFVGDIFGKPGRRVVSILVPELKKSDNVDFVIVNGENSAGGFGITPRILKKFRNYGVDCVTSGNHIWDKKEIIPEFTNALNLLRPANYPESAPGKGSQTFMDGKIGVINLSGKTLMPSIDCPFKTADREINKLNTPTIIVDFHAETCEEKRALAEYLDGRVTAIIGTHTHVQTADAQILPKGTAFITDAGMTGAFDSVIGVVAQKSINYFTLGVPQRFDTGKGNEQLNGVMLDIDENTGKAREIKALRIDKPLPPDNKPNED, from the coding sequence ATGAGAATACTTTTTGTCGGTGATATTTTTGGGAAACCGGGAAGAAGAGTCGTATCAATACTTGTGCCTGAATTGAAAAAGTCGGATAATGTTGATTTTGTTATCGTAAACGGAGAGAACTCCGCAGGCGGATTCGGCATTACGCCCAGAATACTGAAAAAGTTCAGGAACTACGGCGTTGACTGCGTTACCTCGGGAAACCATATCTGGGATAAAAAGGAAATAATTCCCGAATTCACAAACGCATTAAATCTTTTAAGACCTGCGAATTATCCCGAATCTGCACCGGGCAAAGGCTCGCAAACTTTTATGGACGGAAAAATCGGCGTGATAAATTTGTCGGGAAAAACTCTTATGCCAAGTATTGACTGTCCATTCAAAACGGCAGACAGGGAAATAAACAAATTAAACACCCCGACTATTATTGTAGATTTTCACGCGGAAACCTGCGAAGAAAAAAGAGCTCTCGCGGAATATCTTGACGGGAGGGTAACCGCGATTATCGGAACACATACTCACGTGCAAACCGCGGATGCGCAAATACTGCCGAAAGGAACTGCTTTTATCACGGATGCAGGTATGACGGGAGCTTTTGATTCCGTAATAGGAGTTGTGGCGCAAAAATCCATAAACTACTTTACTCTCGGAGTCCCGCAAAGGTTTGATACGGGAAAAGGAAACGAACAACTTAACGGCGTAATGTTGGATATAGACGAAAATACGGGCAAAGCAAGGGAAATAAAAGCACTGAGAATAGATAAACCCTTACCGCCTGATAATAAACCAAACGAAGATTAA
- the era gene encoding GTPase Era: MKSGFVTIVGRPNVGKSTILNKIIGKQITAISHKPQTTRHKILGILNGTDYQVIFMDTPGIFKPMYTMQRLMVKSALATLKETDVVLLVVEPFYLELDLLTQIEKPTVLAINKIDLLRDKTEVLPLVDKYKDYPMIKEIVPLSAFYNDGLAKLRDSVISYLPEGEPYYPEDFISDRPNRFFVTEIIKEHIFLLYGEEIPYAATAVVEEFKEREKGKFYISVTIYVERDSEKMIILGADGRAIKKLGTASRRSIEKFLDHEVYLELWVKVKKQWRKDPIALREFGYE, from the coding sequence ATGAAATCAGGATTCGTAACAATCGTAGGCAGGCCGAACGTCGGCAAGTCTACCATATTAAATAAAATCATAGGCAAACAAATCACTGCCATATCCCATAAACCGCAGACTACGAGGCACAAAATTCTGGGCATCCTTAACGGAACGGATTACCAGGTAATATTTATGGATACGCCGGGAATCTTTAAGCCTATGTATACTATGCAAAGACTGATGGTAAAATCCGCTCTCGCTACATTAAAAGAAACCGATGTAGTTTTGCTGGTCGTGGAGCCGTTTTATCTGGAACTTGATTTGCTCACCCAGATAGAGAAACCAACCGTCCTTGCAATCAATAAAATAGATTTATTAAGGGACAAAACCGAAGTCCTGCCGTTAGTTGATAAATACAAAGATTACCCTATGATAAAGGAAATCGTTCCTTTGTCTGCTTTTTACAATGACGGGCTGGCGAAACTAAGGGATTCGGTTATAAGTTATTTGCCTGAAGGCGAGCCGTATTACCCGGAAGATTTTATCTCGGACAGGCCCAACAGATTTTTTGTTACCGAAATAATAAAAGAACATATATTTTTACTTTACGGCGAAGAAATACCCTATGCGGCTACCGCCGTAGTCGAGGAATTCAAAGAAAGGGAAAAAGGCAAATTTTATATAAGCGTTACGATTTATGTCGAAAGAGACTCCGAAAAAATGATTATACTCGGCGCGGACGGGAGAGCCATAAAGAAACTCGGGACTGCATCAAGAAGGTCTATAGAGAAATTTCTTGACCACGAAGTGTATCTTGAGTTATGGGTTAAAGTAAAGAAACAATGGCGGAAAGACCCTATCGCGTTAAGAGAATTCGGATATGAATAA
- the gatB gene encoding Asp-tRNA(Asn)/Glu-tRNA(Gln) amidotransferase subunit GatB, whose protein sequence is MNKVTVGLEVHAQLLTQTKLFCGCKIDWQASQNSLVCPVCMGMPGTLPVLNKRAVEFAIKSALALNCSVNTTSIFSRKNYFYPDLPKGYQITQYDKPIAQNGFIMVNNRKIRIRRVHLEEDAGKSIHTDKETLVDFNRCGVPLIEIVTEPDIESSAEAVEYLMKLRQILRYIGVCTGDMEKGNMRCEPNISVNRGNRTEIKNLNSFKAVSKGIDYEFQRQTKALENNEQVTHVTLLWDEKEEVTKPMRTKETSEDYRYFPEPDLPPLVLKESWIEEIKATLPELPETKISRFVNQYGVPEQDAKILCEEQVMADYYESAVKVCNLPKQTANFIISDLLAVMNTLQTSLEKLTFSPAYTAELLSLIENGIITRKTAKDILPELIEKQESPAKFVEAKGLKQISGGDEIENAVKKVLSQYPEEVERYKQGKVQLFAFFTGKVMQETKGKANPQAIKDLLLKNLS, encoded by the coding sequence ATGAATAAAGTAACGGTTGGTTTGGAAGTCCATGCCCAGCTTCTTACGCAGACGAAATTATTCTGCGGGTGCAAGATTGACTGGCAGGCTTCGCAGAACTCTTTAGTCTGTCCCGTATGTATGGGAATGCCGGGAACTCTTCCCGTACTAAACAAAAGAGCCGTCGAGTTCGCGATAAAATCCGCGCTTGCGCTCAATTGCTCCGTTAATACGACTTCAATATTTTCAAGGAAAAACTATTTCTACCCGGATTTACCAAAAGGATACCAGATTACTCAATACGACAAACCGATTGCCCAAAACGGGTTTATAATGGTAAATAACAGGAAGATAAGAATAAGAAGAGTTCATCTGGAAGAAGACGCGGGCAAATCAATACACACGGACAAAGAAACGCTTGTTGATTTTAACAGGTGTGGAGTTCCGTTAATAGAAATCGTTACCGAACCCGACATTGAATCTTCTGCCGAAGCCGTTGAATACCTGATGAAGTTGAGACAGATTTTAAGGTACATCGGCGTATGTACGGGAGATATGGAAAAAGGGAATATGCGGTGCGAACCGAACATCTCCGTGAATAGAGGTAACAGAACGGAAATTAAAAACCTTAACTCTTTTAAAGCAGTTTCAAAGGGTATAGATTATGAGTTCCAGAGACAGACAAAAGCGCTTGAAAACAATGAGCAGGTAACTCACGTTACGCTGTTATGGGATGAAAAAGAGGAAGTAACGAAACCGATGCGGACAAAAGAAACTTCGGAAGACTATCGGTATTTTCCCGAGCCGGATTTACCGCCGCTTGTGTTAAAGGAAAGCTGGATAGAGGAGATAAAGGCGACTCTTCCCGAACTTCCGGAAACTAAAATAAGCAGGTTTGTAAATCAGTATGGGGTACCGGAACAGGACGCAAAAATACTCTGTGAAGAGCAGGTAATGGCGGATTATTATGAGAGCGCGGTAAAGGTGTGTAATTTGCCGAAACAAACTGCAAATTTCATTATTTCGGATTTACTCGCGGTAATGAATACGCTTCAAACGTCTTTGGAGAAGTTGACGTTTTCTCCGGCGTATACGGCTGAACTGCTTTCGCTGATAGAGAATGGGATTATAACGAGGAAAACAGCAAAAGACATATTGCCGGAACTTATAGAGAAGCAGGAATCCCCGGCGAAGTTTGTGGAGGCGAAAGGGTTAAAGCAAATAAGCGGAGGGGACGAAATTGAGAACGCGGTGAAAAAGGTTTTGTCTCAATACCCTGAGGAAGTGGAAAGGTACAAGCAGGGAAAAGTGCAGTTATTTGCATTCTTCACGGGAAAGGTAATGCAGGAAACGAAAGGCAAAGCCAACCCTCAAGCCATAAAAGATCTTCTGTTAAAAAACCTCTCTTAA
- a CDS encoding type II toxin-antitoxin system RelE/ParE family toxin, which produces MYKLVLSKKVEKILADFQKTNSQLFNQFIDALDKIEENPYCAKALTGNLKGYYSYRVRNYRIIFEIEKHLLIVYIEKIEHRKEVYK; this is translated from the coding sequence ATGTATAAATTAGTTTTATCAAAAAAAGTAGAAAAAATTTTGGCAGATTTTCAGAAAACTAATTCACAATTATTTAATCAGTTTATTGATGCTCTTGATAAAATAGAAGAAAATCCGTATTGTGCAAAAGCATTGACAGGCAATCTAAAAGGCTACTACTCTTATCGAGTAAGAAATTATAGAATTATTTTTGAGATTGAAAAACATCTGTTAATTGTGTATATTGAAAAAATAGAACACAGGAAAGAAGTGTATAAATAA
- a CDS encoding GIY-YIG nuclease family protein, with translation MKNPKTIKIFLVEGEPTGIRIAELSNWTGKGTVIPRNRLKNIKNRTDISQPAVYFLFGESEETGEPIVYVGEAENLYNRLSNHDNKKDFWNTALAFTSKDQNLTKAHVKFLENYCIDLLKKVNRVKLDNSSDTSKPTLPEADIAEMLEFGENLQLLTSALGYQIFKDISAKQIDDKNIYFCKKKGIEAKGTLLDEGFVIYKGSQAITKEANSAGKWLHELRERLLTSDVLRKENEFSYIFTKDYIFGSPSTAGAVVLGCRVNGWIHWKNNKGQPLDKERDLSKEN, from the coding sequence ATGAAAAATCCAAAAACAATTAAGATATTTTTAGTAGAGGGAGAACCTACAGGAATTAGAATTGCCGAATTATCAAACTGGACAGGAAAAGGAACAGTAATACCTAGAAATAGACTAAAAAATATTAAAAACAGAACAGATATCTCTCAACCGGCAGTTTATTTTTTATTTGGGGAATCTGAAGAAACCGGAGAACCAATAGTATATGTAGGAGAAGCTGAAAATCTATATAATAGACTTAGCAATCATGACAACAAAAAAGATTTCTGGAATACAGCTTTAGCTTTTACATCTAAAGATCAAAATCTGACTAAAGCCCATGTGAAATTTCTTGAAAATTATTGTATTGATTTGTTAAAAAAAGTAAACAGGGTAAAATTAGACAATTCAAGCGATACGTCTAAACCGACATTACCCGAAGCAGATATTGCTGAAATGTTAGAATTTGGAGAAAATTTACAATTACTTACTTCTGCTTTAGGGTATCAAATTTTCAAAGATATTTCTGCAAAACAAATCGACGACAAAAATATTTACTTTTGTAAGAAAAAAGGGATTGAAGCAAAAGGTACGCTATTAGATGAAGGATTTGTCATCTATAAGGGGTCTCAAGCAATAACTAAAGAAGCTAACTCTGCCGGAAAATGGCTTCATGAATTAAGAGAAAGACTACTTACTAGCGATGTTTTACGGAAAGAAAACGAGTTTTCTTATATCTTTACGAAAGATTATATTTTTGGAAGTCCTAGTACAGCCGGTGCTGTTGTGTTAGGTTGTAGAGTAAATGGCTGGATACATTGGAAAAACAATAAAGGACAACCACTGGATAAAGAAAGAGATTTATCAAAAGAAAATTAA
- a CDS encoding Eco57I restriction-modification methylase domain-containing protein has product MSRDILQNIITDFDLQRLKRFFSEKNSKFRPSEQNFDYNTDNFSNGLKLGELYLDDGALLVCAFKAKQELSERSGKKLQYELGKKILKETQTDAGIFIYYNQAGSFRFSLIYANYLGKKIDWSAFRRFTYFVSDELTNKTFLQRIDEGDFSSLEKIKDAFSVEKVTTKFFDDFRLIFERTKQQFEQQNKNTVCLWLKDRYSPEEYKEQINRFVYTLLGRIVFIYFIQRKGWIENQKNYIRKTVENNNTNIYLEFFQPLFFDVFAKKKNERPEEIKKQYKDTPYLNGGLFEKSELENNLQSENKFILFDDEFIKDIILNFFESYNFTVDENSLDDQEVSIDPEMLGKVFENTLAEEERGKKGTFYTPREVVHFMVKDSLWQFLQNETNIDKKKLYKLIYRKEEIENLDLKKDEIRLLDDKLKYIKVLDPAVGSAAFPVEMMHIWVDLRKRLNVNVGKNINEVLLKKQFIKENLYGVDIDPGAIEIAKLRLWLALVVDYEKAEVEAEPLPNLDFQFRVGNSLQEKIDDIDIFNQTVISQQSLLSQESEFDKIKSEMLDRKDKFYISEYEKEKRTLKKEFDDREHKLISSVVKKYEAELESQLKNQHSDRFAKNINPILKKINKLKQKIKDGTYKLFKPDFHFSEVFDRKNENGQKIGGFDIVIGNPPYGVKVEEDIKDWHKLGSKDSYGVFVSTALRRFLKPDGVLSFIVSDTWLTIKTHKELRQQVLGKQLHKIIRVHQDCFDATVNACIMSVTNSPDNNSKLIVADLTNISTRKEVEDMRLKLYHLEDFIGQSTSKFAVYEYNQDLIKTNSNLPIFVGSPKLFALMDDTTCQTIEKEIGGKKIKVRQLKFNNKNFELVRFGDVADVRVGLQTGDNKFYLFQNPEARGSYKNINNFKDFLLIEKDLEKIISDEKLRAKVIEKGFHKSRNDKNFDEDLWFDGRFIVPYDKGGESDTETGWLPNYYVPTNYFIDWSQTAVKKMRQSGSARFQNKEYYFKYGITFSWAGVYCPTFRKSSILFDHGSSDIFINIADINQILGLICSKITKIFSRVFINHSINFGIDDVKEIPINIAINLSIQPLLLKIYEKQKQNPRYDYMSNEQKEIDKLVYEMYGLNADDIREVETWYARRYPKLARFCEF; this is encoded by the coding sequence ATGAGCAGGGATATTTTACAAAACATCATAACTGATTTTGATCTTCAAAGATTGAAGCGCTTTTTTTCTGAAAAAAACAGCAAGTTTCGTCCAAGCGAACAAAACTTTGATTATAATACGGATAACTTTTCTAATGGTTTGAAACTTGGCGAGTTATATTTGGATGACGGCGCACTACTCGTCTGCGCTTTTAAAGCCAAACAAGAATTGTCTGAGCGCTCCGGCAAGAAACTACAATACGAACTGGGAAAGAAAATTCTCAAGGAGACGCAAACTGATGCCGGTATTTTTATTTATTACAATCAAGCGGGCAGTTTTCGCTTTTCTCTGATATATGCCAATTATCTTGGTAAAAAAATAGATTGGAGCGCTTTTCGCCGTTTTACCTATTTTGTCAGTGATGAATTAACAAATAAGACTTTTCTACAAAGAATCGACGAGGGAGACTTTTCCAGCTTAGAAAAGATTAAAGATGCTTTTAGCGTTGAAAAAGTCACTACCAAATTCTTTGATGACTTTAGGTTAATTTTTGAACGTACAAAGCAACAATTCGAACAACAAAACAAGAACACGGTTTGCCTATGGCTGAAAGATAGATATTCCCCTGAAGAATACAAAGAACAGATTAACAGATTTGTTTATACTTTGTTGGGTAGAATTGTTTTTATTTATTTTATACAGCGTAAAGGCTGGATTGAAAATCAAAAAAATTATATAAGAAAAACAGTTGAAAATAACAATACAAATATCTATTTGGAATTTTTCCAGCCATTGTTTTTTGATGTTTTTGCTAAAAAGAAAAACGAACGCCCGGAGGAAATAAAAAAACAATATAAAGACACTCCCTATTTAAATGGCGGGCTATTTGAAAAAAGTGAACTGGAAAATAATCTACAAAGCGAAAATAAATTTATTTTATTTGATGACGAGTTTATTAAAGACATAATTTTAAATTTTTTTGAAAGTTATAATTTTACTGTTGACGAGAATTCACTGGACGACCAGGAAGTTTCCATTGACCCGGAAATGCTGGGAAAAGTTTTTGAAAACACTTTAGCTGAAGAAGAACGAGGTAAAAAAGGTACTTTCTATACTCCGAGAGAAGTTGTCCACTTTATGGTGAAAGATTCTTTATGGCAATTTCTACAGAATGAAACGAATATAGATAAGAAAAAACTCTATAAATTGATTTATCGCAAAGAAGAAATAGAGAATCTCGACCTTAAGAAAGATGAAATACGATTACTGGATGATAAATTAAAATATATCAAAGTACTTGATCCTGCAGTCGGTTCTGCTGCTTTCCCTGTAGAAATGATGCATATTTGGGTTGATTTGCGAAAACGATTGAATGTGAATGTCGGTAAAAATATCAATGAAGTGTTGCTTAAAAAACAATTCATAAAAGAAAATCTTTATGGTGTAGATATTGATCCGGGTGCAATAGAAATCGCCAAGCTTCGATTATGGTTGGCGTTGGTTGTGGATTATGAAAAAGCTGAAGTTGAAGCCGAACCACTTCCAAATCTTGATTTTCAATTTCGTGTCGGAAATTCTTTACAAGAAAAAATTGATGATATAGATATTTTTAATCAAACTGTCATTAGTCAGCAATCACTATTGTCCCAGGAATCGGAATTTGACAAGATTAAATCGGAAATGCTTGACCGTAAAGATAAGTTTTATATTTCCGAATATGAAAAAGAAAAAAGAACGCTCAAAAAAGAGTTTGATGACCGTGAACACAAATTAATTAGCTCAGTTGTCAAAAAATATGAAGCGGAGCTTGAATCTCAATTAAAAAACCAGCATTCTGATAGATTCGCAAAAAACATTAATCCCATACTAAAAAAAATTAATAAATTAAAGCAAAAAATTAAAGACGGTACTTATAAGCTTTTTAAACCCGATTTTCACTTTTCTGAGGTATTTGACCGTAAAAATGAAAACGGTCAAAAAATTGGCGGGTTTGATATTGTTATCGGCAATCCACCATATGGGGTAAAAGTAGAAGAGGATATTAAAGATTGGCATAAGCTTGGGAGCAAAGACAGCTATGGTGTTTTTGTTTCCACGGCGTTAAGAAGATTTTTAAAACCGGATGGTGTTTTATCTTTTATTGTTTCCGATACTTGGCTTACGATTAAAACCCACAAAGAACTGCGTCAGCAGGTTTTGGGGAAACAATTACATAAAATTATCCGAGTCCATCAGGATTGTTTTGATGCCACGGTCAATGCTTGCATAATGAGCGTAACGAACAGCCCCGATAACAATAGCAAACTAATCGTCGCTGACTTAACTAATATTTCGACAAGAAAAGAAGTAGAAGATATGCGCTTAAAACTTTATCATCTGGAAGATTTTATCGGTCAATCTACATCTAAATTTGCGGTATATGAGTATAATCAGGATTTAATTAAAACTAATTCTAACCTGCCAATTTTTGTCGGCAGCCCTAAACTGTTTGCGCTAATGGATGATACGACTTGCCAAACAATTGAAAAAGAAATTGGTGGGAAAAAGATAAAAGTTAGACAATTAAAATTTAATAATAAAAATTTTGAGCTGGTTCGTTTTGGGGATGTTGCTGATGTAAGAGTTGGGTTACAAACAGGAGATAATAAGTTTTATCTTTTCCAAAATCCGGAAGCGCGCGGTTCATATAAAAATATTAATAACTTTAAAGATTTTTTACTTATTGAAAAAGATCTTGAAAAAATTATCAGTGATGAAAAATTAAGGGCAAAGGTTATAGAAAAGGGATTTCATAAATCACGAAATGATAAAAATTTTGATGAAGATTTATGGTTTGACGGTAGATTTATTGTGCCTTATGACAAGGGTGGAGAAAGCGATACCGAAACCGGATGGTTGCCGAATTATTATGTGCCGACAAATTATTTTATTGACTGGAGTCAAACTGCAGTAAAAAAAATGAGGCAATCAGGGAGCGCACGATTTCAGAATAAAGAATATTATTTTAAGTATGGTATTACTTTTTCTTGGGCCGGTGTTTATTGTCCTACTTTTAGAAAAAGTTCGATACTATTTGATCATGGATCTTCAGATATTTTTATTAATATAGCGGATATTAATCAAATATTAGGATTGATATGTTCGAAAATTACAAAAATATTTTCAAGAGTATTCATTAATCACAGTATTAATTTTGGTATAGATGATGTTAAGGAAATCCCTATTAATATAGCAATAAATTTATCTATTCAACCTTTATTGCTAAAAATATATGAAAAACAAAAACAAAACCCTCGTTATGATTATATGAGTAATGAGCAGAAAGAGATTGATAAATTGGTTTATGAAATGTATGGCTTAAACGCCGACGATATTCGTGAAGTGGAAACTTGGTACGCCCGGCGTTATCCGAAACTGGCAAGGTTTTGTGAATTTTGA